In Bacillus sp. DX3.1, the following proteins share a genomic window:
- the hutG gene encoding formimidoylglutamase, whose amino-acid sequence MERDHYLKKNAKFIDREVTKWSDMIKNWDEGEEIFGAALIGAPLSKPSISHSGACFAPKTIRTMLDAYSTYAITEEHDMKESVLYDCGDITMHVTDIKESHARIAKTLGNLTKLNPQMVPIVLGGDHSISFPSISGFASSKGKIGIIQFDAHHDLRNLDDGGPSNGTPFRSLLENDVITGKQLVQIGIRNFSNARTYHEYAKEHGVTVYTIQHVRERLIKDIITESIENLRRQGVTAIYVSVDMDVLDQAFAPGCPAIGPGGMDSTTLLDAMTALGQEPLVTGMDIVEIDPTLDFRDMTSRVAAQVIMSFLLARETISKQVSI is encoded by the coding sequence GTGGAGCGTGACCACTATTTAAAGAAAAATGCAAAGTTTATCGACCGTGAAGTAACGAAATGGAGCGATATGATTAAGAATTGGGATGAGGGTGAAGAAATTTTCGGAGCAGCATTAATTGGTGCGCCGCTTTCGAAACCATCCATTAGTCATTCAGGTGCCTGTTTTGCACCGAAAACGATCCGGACAATGTTAGATGCATATAGTACGTATGCTATTACAGAAGAGCATGATATGAAAGAGAGTGTCTTGTATGATTGCGGTGATATTACGATGCATGTCACGGATATAAAAGAAAGTCATGCTCGCATTGCAAAGACGCTAGGAAATCTGACAAAGTTGAATCCACAAATGGTACCCATCGTACTTGGCGGTGACCATTCAATTAGCTTTCCAAGTATAAGTGGTTTTGCGAGTAGTAAAGGAAAGATTGGGATCATCCAATTTGATGCCCATCATGATTTACGTAACTTAGATGATGGCGGACCATCGAACGGAACACCATTTCGTAGTTTACTAGAGAATGATGTTATTACCGGAAAGCAACTTGTCCAAATTGGCATTCGCAACTTCTCGAATGCTCGTACGTATCATGAATATGCGAAAGAACATGGTGTAACGGTATATACGATACAACATGTTCGGGAACGTCTTATAAAAGATATTATTACAGAGAGTATTGAAAATCTGCGTAGGCAAGGGGTTACTGCTATTTATGTTTCTGTTGATATGGATGTGTTAGACCAAGCGTTTGCACCAGGTTGCCCGGCAATCGGTCCGGGGGGTATGGATAGCACGACATTACTTGATGCAATGACAGCGCTTGGGCAAGAACCTCTCGTTACAGGTATGGATATTGTGGAGATTGATCCAACACTTGATTTTCGTGATATGACAAGCCGGGTCGCTGCACAGGTTATTATGAGTTTTCTATTAGCAAGAGAAACGATTAGTAAGCAAGTTAGCATTTAA
- the hutI gene encoding imidazolonepropionase: MLDILLTNIGQLLTMDQEDGLLRKEAMNTLPFIENGAVGIENGVIAFVGTAEEAKELQAKEIIDCQGKMVSPGLVDPHTHLVFGGSRENEIALKLQGVPYLEILEQGGGILSTVNATKQASKEELVQKAKFHLDRMLSFGVTTVEAKSGYGLDDETEWKQLEAAAQLQKEHPIDVVSTFLGAHAVPKEYKGKSKEFLQWMLDLLPEMKEKQLAEFVDIFCETGVFSVAESKEFLLKAKELGFDVKIHADEIDPLGGAEAAAEIGAASADHLVGASDKGIDMLANSNTVATLLPGTTFYLNKESFARGRKMIDEGVAVALATDFNPGSCPTENIQLIMSIAMLKLKMTPEEVWNAVTVNSAYAINRGDVAGKIRVGRKADIVLWDAYNYAYVPYHYGVSHVNTVWKQGNIAYTRGEKVWSVTTI; encoded by the coding sequence ATGCTAGACATTTTACTAACGAATATCGGTCAATTACTGACAATGGATCAAGAAGATGGCTTGTTAAGAAAGGAAGCGATGAATACGCTTCCTTTCATTGAAAATGGTGCGGTCGGAATTGAAAATGGTGTGATTGCTTTCGTTGGTACCGCGGAAGAAGCGAAAGAATTACAGGCGAAAGAAATCATTGATTGCCAAGGGAAAATGGTTTCACCAGGACTTGTTGATCCGCATACGCACCTTGTATTTGGTGGGTCTCGTGAAAACGAAATTGCCCTTAAGTTACAAGGGGTGCCATACTTAGAAATTTTAGAGCAAGGCGGCGGGATTTTATCGACTGTGAATGCAACGAAACAAGCGTCAAAAGAAGAACTTGTGCAAAAGGCGAAGTTCCATTTAGACCGCATGTTATCATTTGGTGTTACGACAGTGGAAGCGAAAAGCGGATACGGATTAGATGATGAAACAGAGTGGAAACAATTAGAGGCAGCAGCACAGCTGCAAAAAGAGCATCCAATTGACGTTGTTTCAACATTTTTAGGAGCGCATGCTGTTCCGAAAGAGTATAAAGGCAAGTCAAAAGAGTTTTTACAATGGATGTTAGATTTATTGCCAGAAATGAAAGAAAAACAATTAGCAGAGTTCGTTGATATTTTCTGTGAAACAGGCGTGTTCTCTGTTGCAGAATCAAAAGAGTTTTTATTAAAAGCGAAAGAACTTGGCTTTGATGTGAAAATTCACGCCGATGAAATCGACCCACTTGGCGGCGCGGAAGCAGCAGCAGAAATTGGAGCAGCATCTGCTGATCATTTAGTTGGCGCATCGGATAAAGGAATTGACATGCTCGCGAATTCAAATACAGTAGCAACGTTATTACCAGGAACAACTTTCTACTTAAATAAAGAAAGCTTTGCACGAGGTCGTAAAATGATTGATGAAGGTGTAGCAGTTGCATTAGCGACAGATTTTAACCCTGGTAGTTGTCCAACTGAAAATATTCAGCTGATAATGAGCATTGCGATGCTGAAGCTAAAAATGACACCTGAAGAAGTATGGAACGCAGTAACAGTAAACTCAGCGTACGCAATTAATCGCGGTGATGTTGCTGGGAAAATTCGTGTTGGACGTAAGGCAGACATCGTATTATGGGATGCATATAATTATGCCTATGTACCGTATCATTACGGTGTAAGCCATGTGAATACAGTATGGAAGCAAGGAAATATTGCATATACAAGAGGTGAAAAAGTGTGGAGCGTGACCACTATTTAA
- the hutU gene encoding urocanate hydratase produces MENVKQTIRAPRGTELQTKGWVQEAALRMLMNNLDPEVAEKPEELVVYGGIGRAARNWDSYHAIVESLKTLESDETLLVQSGKPVAIFKSHEDAPRVLLANSNLVPKWANWEHFRELEKKGLMMYGQMTAGSWIYIGTQGILQGTYETFGEAARQHFGGSLKGTLTLTAGLGGMGGAQPLAVTMNGGVVIAIDVDKRSIDRRIEKRYCDMYTESLEEALAVAKEYKEKKEPISIGLLGNAAEILPELVKRDFTPDLVTDQTSAHDPLNGYIPVGYSLEEAAKLREEDPERYVQLAKESMTKHVEAMLEMQKKGAITFDYGNNIRQVAFDEGLKNAFDFPGFVPAFIRPLFCEGKGPFRWVALSGDPEDIYKTDEVILREFADNEHLCNWIRMARQQVEFQGLPSRICWLGYGERAKFGRIINEMVASGELSAPIVIGRDHLDCGSVASPNRETEAMKDGSDAVADWPILNALINSVNGASWVSVHHGGGVGMGYSLHAGMVIVADGTEAAAKRIERVLTSDPGMGVVRHVDAGYDLAVETAKEKGVNIPMMK; encoded by the coding sequence ATGGAAAACGTAAAACAAACAATTCGCGCGCCAAGAGGAACAGAACTACAAACAAAGGGCTGGGTACAAGAAGCAGCACTTCGTATGTTAATGAATAACTTAGATCCAGAAGTAGCTGAAAAACCAGAGGAGCTAGTTGTATATGGCGGTATTGGCCGTGCAGCTCGTAATTGGGATAGCTACCATGCAATTGTTGAGTCTTTGAAAACATTAGAGAGCGATGAGACGTTATTGGTTCAATCTGGGAAACCAGTTGCTATTTTTAAATCCCATGAAGATGCACCGCGTGTTCTTTTAGCAAACTCAAACTTAGTACCGAAATGGGCAAACTGGGAGCACTTCCGTGAACTTGAGAAAAAAGGCTTAATGATGTATGGCCAAATGACAGCGGGTAGCTGGATTTATATTGGAACACAAGGGATTTTACAAGGAACTTATGAAACGTTTGGTGAAGCAGCACGTCAGCACTTTGGTGGTTCATTAAAAGGTACATTAACACTAACTGCTGGTTTAGGCGGTATGGGTGGTGCACAACCACTTGCTGTAACGATGAATGGTGGTGTTGTCATTGCAATTGACGTCGATAAGCGTAGCATTGATCGCCGTATTGAAAAAAGATATTGTGATATGTACACAGAATCTTTAGAAGAGGCATTGGCTGTTGCGAAAGAATACAAAGAAAAGAAAGAGCCAATTTCAATTGGACTATTAGGAAATGCGGCAGAAATTTTACCAGAGTTAGTTAAGCGCGACTTTACACCAGACTTAGTAACAGATCAAACGTCTGCACATGATCCATTAAACGGTTATATTCCAGTCGGTTATTCATTAGAAGAAGCAGCAAAGCTTCGTGAAGAAGATCCAGAGCGCTACGTACAATTAGCAAAAGAAAGTATGACAAAACATGTAGAAGCAATGCTTGAGATGCAAAAGAAAGGCGCGATTACGTTTGATTACGGTAATAATATTCGCCAAGTTGCTTTTGATGAAGGGTTAAAAAACGCTTTTGATTTCCCAGGATTCGTTCCAGCATTTATTCGTCCATTATTCTGTGAAGGGAAAGGCCCATTCCGCTGGGTAGCACTTTCTGGCGATCCAGAAGACATTTATAAAACTGACGAAGTCATCTTACGCGAATTTGCAGATAATGAGCATTTATGTAACTGGATCCGTATGGCACGTCAGCAAGTTGAATTCCAGGGTCTTCCATCACGCATTTGTTGGCTAGGATACGGAGAACGTGCGAAATTCGGACGTATTATTAATGAAATGGTTGCTAGTGGTGAATTGTCAGCGCCAATCGTTATCGGTCGTGATCATTTAGATTGTGGTTCAGTAGCATCACCAAATCGTGAAACAGAAGCGATGAAAGACGGCAGTGACGCAGTAGCGGATTGGCCAATTTTAAATGCATTAATCAATAGTGTTAACGGTGCAAGCTGGGTATCTGTTCACCACGGGGGCGGAGTTGGTATGGGTTATTCACTTCATGCTGGAATGGTGATTGTTGCTGACGGAACAGAGGCAGCAGCAAAGCGTATTGAACGTGTATTAACTTCTGACCCTGGAATGGGTGTTGTTCGTCACGTTGATGCGGGCTATGACTTAGCGGTAGAGACAGCGAAAGAAAAAGGCGTTAACATTCCGATGATGAAATAA
- the hutH gene encoding histidine ammonia-lyase, translated as MITLTGHSLTVQEMKRLLFKGEGVTACSTSMQKVAECREVVEKIVEEGRVVYGITTGFGKFSDVLIQKDDVKALQHNLIQSHACGIGDPFPEEVSRGMLILRANTMLKGVSGVRPLVVNMLLEFVNRQIHPVIPQQGSLGASGDLAPLSHLALVLLGEGEVFYKGQRVHSMVALTKEGLEPITLEAKEGLALINGTQAMTAQGILAYLEAEEIANQSELIASMTIEGLRGIIDAFDENVHRARGYKEQVEVASRIRNVLQDSKLVTKQGELRVQDAYSLRCIPQVHGASWQVLNYVKEKLEIEMNAATDNPLIFDDGEKVISGGNFHGQPIAFAMDFLKVGMAELANISERRIERLVNPQLNDLPPFLSPEPGLQSGAMIMQYAAASLVSENKTLAHPASVDSIPSSANQEDHVSMGTIASRHAYQIIQNVRRVIAIEMICAMQAAEYRGIEEMSTVTKIFYHQGRQQVPSITNDRVFSTDIENLAHWLKTSHWTMERIDVNAAL; from the coding sequence ATGATTACGTTAACAGGACATTCATTAACAGTACAAGAAATGAAACGGTTGTTATTTAAAGGAGAAGGGGTAACGGCTTGCTCAACTAGCATGCAAAAAGTTGCGGAATGCCGTGAAGTTGTTGAAAAAATCGTAGAAGAGGGAAGAGTTGTCTACGGCATTACAACAGGGTTTGGAAAGTTTAGTGATGTACTCATTCAAAAGGATGATGTAAAAGCTCTGCAACACAATTTAATTCAATCGCATGCATGTGGCATTGGTGATCCTTTCCCGGAAGAAGTATCACGAGGAATGTTGATTTTACGTGCAAACACCATGCTAAAAGGTGTATCTGGTGTTCGTCCGCTTGTTGTAAATATGTTACTAGAATTTGTGAATCGTCAAATTCATCCAGTGATTCCACAGCAAGGTTCACTTGGTGCAAGTGGCGACTTGGCTCCGTTATCTCACCTGGCTCTTGTTCTATTAGGAGAAGGAGAAGTGTTCTATAAAGGGCAACGTGTTCATTCAATGGTAGCCCTTACGAAAGAAGGCTTAGAACCAATTACATTAGAAGCAAAAGAAGGTCTTGCGCTTATCAATGGAACGCAAGCAATGACGGCACAAGGGATTCTTGCATACCTAGAGGCTGAAGAAATTGCAAATCAATCAGAATTAATTGCTTCGATGACAATTGAAGGATTACGTGGCATCATTGATGCGTTTGATGAAAATGTTCATAGAGCTCGTGGTTATAAAGAGCAAGTAGAAGTTGCAAGTCGCATTCGTAATGTTCTTCAGGATAGTAAACTTGTTACAAAACAAGGAGAACTACGTGTACAAGATGCTTACTCGCTTCGCTGTATTCCGCAAGTACACGGTGCATCTTGGCAAGTTTTAAATTATGTAAAAGAAAAACTAGAGATTGAAATGAATGCAGCAACAGATAATCCACTTATTTTTGATGATGGAGAAAAAGTAATTTCCGGTGGTAATTTCCACGGTCAGCCAATTGCGTTTGCAATGGACTTTTTAAAGGTTGGAATGGCTGAGCTTGCAAATATTTCTGAGCGCCGTATTGAGCGTCTTGTGAATCCGCAGTTAAATGATTTACCACCATTTTTAAGTCCAGAGCCAGGTTTACAGTCTGGTGCGATGATTATGCAATATGCAGCAGCTTCACTTGTTTCAGAAAATAAGACGTTAGCACACCCAGCAAGCGTTGATTCTATTCCATCATCAGCAAACCAAGAAGATCACGTAAGTATGGGGACAATTGCATCACGTCATGCGTATCAAATTATTCAAAACGTAAGACGCGTTATTGCGATTGAAATGATTTGTGCGATGCAAGCGGCTGAATACCGTGGTATTGAAGAAATGAGTACAGTAACAAAAATCTTTTATCACCAAGGTCGCCAGCAAGTGCCTTCTATTACAAACGACCGCGTTTTCTCAACTGATATTGAAAATCTTGCGCACTGGTTAAAAACAAGTCATTGGACAATGGAACGCATTGATGTAAATGCAGCACTATAA
- the hutP gene encoding hut operon transcriptional regulator HutP yields MLLQGTHRIGRMAMLLALAEEQESPVLSLPKGWKYCTGKVGSMNSQKVVAAIETAARSNNVIETDVYRETHALYHAIMEALYGVTRGQIQLADVLRTVGLRFAIVRGTPYDGKKEGEWIAVALYGTIGAPVKGSEHEAIGLGINHI; encoded by the coding sequence ATGCTTCTTCAAGGAACACATCGAATTGGTCGCATGGCGATGTTGCTGGCACTTGCGGAGGAACAAGAAAGTCCGGTATTATCACTTCCAAAAGGTTGGAAGTATTGTACAGGGAAGGTCGGTTCTATGAATTCGCAAAAAGTTGTCGCAGCAATAGAAACAGCGGCTCGAAGCAACAATGTAATTGAAACAGATGTTTACAGAGAAACGCATGCACTTTATCATGCAATCATGGAAGCGTTGTACGGGGTAACGAGAGGTCAAATTCAGTTAGCAGACGTTCTTCGTACAGTAGGTCTTCGGTTTGCAATTGTGCGCGGCACACCATACGACGGTAAAAAAGAAGGCGAATGGATTGCTGTTGCACTTTATGGAACGATAGGTGCACCTGTAAAAGGATCTGAGCATGAGGCGATTGGTTTAGGAATTAATCACATATGA